The Phormidium yuhuli AB48 DNA window GCCTGTCGCCACTTGGTAATGGCCCCATCCCACTCCTGAGCATCTTGGGCGATTCTGGCCTCATCCGCTAGGGTGACGGCCTGTTCATGTAAACGCCGAGCCACTTGTTCCCGACGATGGCGTTGTTCAGCACTACTGAGGTGGGGACCATAACTCTGAAATAACTCACGAGCATCCCGTTGGGCCGTTGTTTGAGCTGGAACCCGCATCAGAGCCGTAATCGCAGTGCGCCAACTGGAATAGGCCCGTTCCCAGGTTTCCACATCCCGCGCTTGGCTCTCCTGAGTCCGGGCCATCTCCGCCGCCAGTTGCGCCGCTTCAATTTGTTCAGCCCCCCGTCGCTCTAAGATAGCTCGTTGTTGAACTGCCGCCAGATTCTGCCGATACTCCCGCAGTTTGCCACGGGCTAGGGTGTAGGCCGGGTTTTCAGGATCGATGGCTTCCAATTGCGCGATCGCCTCAATCCAGAGCGCTTCCATCCGTTGCCATTCCTCAAGACGATGAGGGGGATTCTGGCTCAATAACGAGGCTTGATAGGCCAAGCCTAGGGGCGATCGCACCGCCTGCAACTGCTGCGATCGCCGCTGCAAACTCTCAGAAAGCTCACGGCTGCGACGATGATAGCGAGACCAGGGAGGAATCCCCTGCAACTGCTCCTCGGCCCCCTGGAGTTGCTCATGAGCACTGACCAAGGTTTCCGTTGAAGGAGACTCCGTTAACTCGTTTAAAAGCTCACGATTGTTGGCCTCAACCGTTAACAAACGTTGACATTCTCCCAAGACACAAGGACGACTCAAGGCCCAACTAATACCTAGCAGAGCCAACACTCCCGCACTCAGAGTCACGAGAGCTAGGGTCACAGAGGAGCGATCGAATCCAGATAATGTGGGACTTGCCGTCGCCACAGCCGGACGAGAAGGGATCGGACCTTGGCCAGAGGGATAGCCTTGTGGTGTGGATGGTGCGGCAGTGCTGTGCATCGTTCTGACGTGATTCCTAACAGTTGACAAATGGGTTTAGCCGATTTTCACCCTGGATTTAGCCCATGCGATGGGATCATTGTATTACATCCCTTTACCCTGGAACCCTAAGCTAGATTGACAAAACCGTTACCCCATAAGCTTTTAAGGTTATTACTCTCCCTTAGAGATAACAAAAAATAAATTACCTTACCAGATTTTCAGAACCTATGCTAAAGTGTGCCTAGACATTCGTTCAATGGCAGCGTTGTATTGCCGTGTCAACAGGGTGGAGACATCAATTGTAGTGACGGGCATCAACCGACGTTTCTGAACACGTGTCTTTTCCTTCTCTCGGTTCCTGGAGTTGCTCCATGTCAATTTATATCGGTAATCTGTCCTACGACGCGGTTCAAGAAGACCTTGAAGAGGTTTTTCGTGAGTATGGCACAGTCAAAAGGACTCAAATCCCGGTCGATCGCGAAACCGGTCGCTCTCGTGGGTTTGGGTTTGTCGAAATGTCTTCTGATGAAGAAGAAGAACGAGCTATTGAAGCTCTCAACGGTGCAGAATGGATGGGTCGCCAACTGCGGGTGAACAAAGCCAAGCCTCGTGAAAATAATCGTTCTCGTCAAGGCTATTCTGGGCGCGGTGGGGGCGGCGGTCGCTACTAACCGGTGATGGGTTACGCTGTAGGCGGTCATCCCGAACCCCTTGCAGTTGACCGTTGCCACTTTAAGAAAATCTCTGATAATTAAAAGATAGCGATTTGATAACTTGCTACCAAGTTTAGCGTGGACGTTTTGTCTGCGCTATTTTTAGTTGAGGGGAGACGGCCAGAGGGGAAGGGGGCAAGAGACACCAGGGAAGAGTTAATCATGCTGCATCCTGATACCATTGACGACGTGAAGCAACGGATGGACATTTATGATGTCGTGTCCGAACATGTGGTGTTAAAAAAACAGGGCAAAGACTTTGCCGGTCTGTGTCCCTTTCATGACGAAAAAACCCCCAGTTTTACCGTTAGCCCCAGTAAGCAGATGTTTTACTGCTTTGGCTGTGGGAAAGGAGGCAGTGCCATTAGTTTCCTGATGGAAATCGGACAGGCCTCATTTACCGATGTGGTTCTGGACTTGGCTCAACGCTATAACGTTCCGGTTCGCACTCTCGATCGCGAGAAACAAGATGACGTTCAACGTACCCTGTCTCGGCGAGAACAACTCTACGAAATTCTGGCCCTCGCCGCTCGTTTCTTTCAACACGCGCTGCATCAGCCCCAGGGAGAACCTGCCCTACAGTATCTAAAAGAAAACCGAGGGTTATGCGAGACGACCCTACAATCCTTTGAATTGGGGTATTCACCACAAGGATGGGAAACCCTTTACGGTTATCTGGTGCAGCAAAAAGAGTATCCTGTTGAACTTGTGGAGGCTGCGGGCTTAATTATCCCCCGTCAACGGGGCAATGGCCATTACGATCGCTTCCGCAACCGCATCATGATTCCCATTCATGACAGTCGCGGCCGAGTCATCGGCTTTGGGGGCCGTAGTCTAGGAGACGAACAGCCGAAATATCTCAACTCCCCAGAAACAGAACTGTTCGATAAAGGGCAAACCCTTTACGCCCTTGACAAAGCTCGTCAAACGATCTCTAAAGTCGATCGCGCCATCGTTGTCGAGGGCTATTTCGATGCCATCGCCCTACATGCGGCCGGTATCTCCGAAACCGTAGCCTCCCTGGGAACCGCCCTCAGCGAAAACCAAGTCAAACAACTACTACGCTATAGCGAGTCCAAACAAGTCCTTTTTAATTTCGACGCTGATGCAGCCGGAACCCGAGCCGCTGAACGGGCGATAGGAGAAGTGGCCAACCTCGCCTATCGGGGGATGGTACAACTGCGAATTT harbors:
- a CDS encoding RNA recognition motif domain-containing protein; the encoded protein is MSIYIGNLSYDAVQEDLEEVFREYGTVKRTQIPVDRETGRSRGFGFVEMSSDEEEERAIEALNGAEWMGRQLRVNKAKPRENNRSRQGYSGRGGGGGRY
- the dnaG gene encoding DNA primase → MLHPDTIDDVKQRMDIYDVVSEHVVLKKQGKDFAGLCPFHDEKTPSFTVSPSKQMFYCFGCGKGGSAISFLMEIGQASFTDVVLDLAQRYNVPVRTLDREKQDDVQRTLSRREQLYEILALAARFFQHALHQPQGEPALQYLKENRGLCETTLQSFELGYSPQGWETLYGYLVQQKEYPVELVEAAGLIIPRQRGNGHYDRFRNRIMIPIHDSRGRVIGFGGRSLGDEQPKYLNSPETELFDKGQTLYALDKARQTISKVDRAIVVEGYFDAIALHAAGISETVASLGTALSENQVKQLLRYSESKQVLFNFDADAAGTRAAERAIGEVANLAYRGMVQLRILQVPGGKDADEFLKASSPEDYLHLIEQAPLWIDWQIEQIIGDRNLAQADVYQQVVRQLVDLLSRLHESTSRTHYIHHCAQRLCQGDSRRIPLLEENLQARLRRSRARDKAKQRPKTGDRPPSPETLPETLPPEGENSMEDHHDDADLQLPIDSDRALLERAEALLLQAYLHHPDERSAIITAIQDLETRDIYFSLSHHRWLWQQLESLAPHPQDDAGVLFQKLQQQHPDEFTMLQQVIPLFQPSELAELEMQRTALAIRSATAAIERTICQKRYRRLLQLWQDTDCQDNPQQARNYQDQLYAEKQHIDHLDRIRQTDLTELIGLTWNPPLLDNNP